The stretch of DNA ATTACAACCACATGCCTATTCTGGGTTATGGGAGTTGGAACCTTAACGCCAGCCTTAAATACATCCCTCAAAACTTTAAACTCCCTCTCAGCAGACAACTTAGACCTAAAAATCCATGGAAGCTCATCCTTATGAGCTAAATAATTCCTAATCCTAGTTGCACTTTGAAGGTTAACAACACCCAAACGATGAAACTTCAAAACCACAGCCTCCTCAGTGGGTGCAAAAGCCATGTAAACATCAGACTCCTTACCAACACCAAGAGAGCCTCCAACACCAACAATGTAACTGGAATCCACAAGATACTTCATAGCCAAAACATCATATCCAGCATAAGTCAACATATAACCTTCATATGGAACCCTCTTATACAATACAAGACCCATATCATGCATCCTCTTAAGTGAATCCAAAATAAACCCCCTACTAAAACCCGAATCTGAAGTTATGATGTCTAATGGCACATAGAGGAAGCTCCTCATCCTACTCTCCACAATACTTAAAATATGGAAATCGTCAGCGTCAAGGGATTTAAAAGCCTCAATTGGAAGCATAACTAAGGGTAATTACATAAAGCATAAACTAATACTTTTCCCATACAAATATACTTTAAAACAAAGGAGGAAAAACAATTTTAAATAAAGAATTAACACAACTAACAAATGGGAACATGAAAGGTGAACAACATTATGAAGGAAATTGAGGGGAATAGTGGAGTTTTAAGGGTTGAGGGAGATAAGATAATTGAGATAGCATCCATACTCTCATCAAAAACGAGACTCGAAATACTTAGAAGAACATTGAATACTGAAGTGGACGTAGATGAACTTGCAAAGGAGATAAATCAAAGCAAAGCTAACACAAGTGCTCAAATAAGGATATTGGAGAAAGCGGGACTCGTAAAAACAATATATAAACCTGGAATTAGAGGTGTGAAGAAGATTTGCACTTCCAATGTTAGGGAGATAGTATTTGTTTTAAAGTAAAGTGGAGCTAACCTCTACCTTCAGAATATTTCAACGCAGCTTCAATGAAGCCTAGGTATGGTGGTGAAGGCTTCCCAGGACGGGAATTAAACTCTGGATGGGATTGAGATGCTAAGAAGAATTTCAACCCCCTAATTTCAATGAATTCAACTCTACGTCCATCCTCACTCAAACCTGAAAACACAAGTCCAGAAGATTCTAAGATATCCCAATACTTGGGATTAACCTCATACCTATGCCTATGCCTCTCACTTATAACACTACAACCATACAATGTACGAGCCAAAGTGTTATCCTTCAAGATTATTTTATGTGCACCAAGCCTCATAGTACCACCCTTAACATCAACCCCCCTCTGCTCTGGAAGTATGTCTATTACTGGATGTGGGGTATTTGGATCCACTTCAGTGCTATTGGCACCCTTCAATCCCAAAACGTTCCTAGCAAACTCCACCACAGCCATCTGAAATCCAAAGCATATCCCCAAAAATGGAATATCATTCTCCCTAGCAAACTGTATAGCTCTAATCTTCCCCTCAGTACCCCTAGCCCCAAATCCCGGTAAAACCATTATACCATCATAATTGGCTAGAGAATTGACCATGGACGGATTATTCTCAAGCAATTCAGTTTCAATCCAATCCAAATCCACATGTACACCAAGCTTAGCTCCAGCATGCTTCAAAGCTTCATTAATGCTAATATAGGAGTCTGCAAGCATGGTGTATTTACCACACATAGCCACCTTAACTTTACGGTCACATTTACGGAAGGATTCCACAATCCCCCTCCACTCACTCCAATCAGGCTTCACATCCTTAAGCCCCAACCTACGCATTATGTAGCTACCCATACCCTGCTCATCCAATATCAAGGGGACTTCGTAAATGCAATCCACAGTATATGATGTGAAGACGGCATTATAGGGGACATTACCAAACAATGCAATCTTCCTCTTAGCAGACTCCATTAATGGGGAAGCACACCTGGCAACTATTATGTCAGGTTGAATTCCAATCCTCCTAAGCTCATTAACACTATGCTGACATGGCTTAGTCTTCTGTTCACCAGTAACATCTAGTATTGGAACTAAAGCCACATGAACAAACAATGTATTCTCATACCCCTCCTCCAACCTCATCTGCCTAATGGCTTCAAGGAATGGGAGACCCTCAATATCACCAACAGTCCCACCAACCTCAACTATAACGACATCCACACCACCCTTCTCACCCACAACCCTAATTCTCCTCTTAATCTCATCAGTGATATGTGGAACCACCTGAACACAAACCCCCAAATAATCCCCACGCCTCTCAGCATCAATGACAGCCCTATAAACCTGCCCCGTAGTTATATTGTTATCCTTACTAAGTTTTATGTCTAGGAAACGCTCATAATGACCCAAGTCAAGATCCGTTTCACCACCATCATCAGTAACGAAAACTTCACCATGCATATATGGATTCATGGTTCCAGCATCAACATTCAAGTATGGATCTATCTTTATTATTGTTGGAGAATAACCCCTAACTTGAAACATCTTACCAATAGATGCTGCAACTACACCTCTGGGGGGAGGTTAACCTCCTTTCCCCACACTAGACAAAACACCACCAGTAACGAAGACATACTTCAAATGAACTCCACCCCCACTCACAACAATAATGAATAACTATCAAAACATGTATATAAATGTGAGCAATTAAGAAGATTTTAAGCTCTTCTCATCAAACTCATAGGCAACTCAATTATCTTTGGGAAGGAACGTTTATGTGATGATGAATCCACCATCCCCTTAATCTTGAGAACATCATTTAAACTAACATTAAGCTTCGAAGCAACCTCCACAGGGGTTAAACCAACATCCACAAGTAAGTATAATATTGGATCTATGAAGCTATATGGGTATCCAAGCTCATCTTCAGCAAGATGACCAGGCCACAAAGCTGGACTACTAGGCTTACTCACAATCCTAGATGGAACCCCGAGGAAGCTGGCAAGAAGCTTAACTTGAGTCTTATACAATGAGCCTATGGGTAGGAAGTCGCATCCACCATCACCATACTTGGTGAAGTAACCTAAAAGTATCTCACTCTTATCCCCAGAGCCAGCCACAATCCACCCCTCAAGATTAGCGAAATAATAGTTAATGCACATCCTAATCCTAGCCCTCAAATTCCCCACAGAAAGCCTTGATGGTGAACCAAAAACCTTAAGTGAATCCATAAAGGCTCCCAAAATGGGCTTAATATCCAAAACCCTATACTCTATACCGAGAAGTTTTGCAACCATAATTGCATCATCAAAATCCTCTCTTGGAGTGACATCAGAATCTGGGAGAATTAAACCCAAAACCCTACTTGAACCAAGAGCCTTAACACAGAGAAATGCAACAGTAGAGGAATCTAAGCCTCCACTTAACCCAACCACAACACCCCTAGACCAGCTTGGAACAAAACCCTTAATACCACTACATATGTGCTCCGCAACAGCACCCCAATCTAGATCGTAGAGCAAACAGCAGCACCGATAAAGTATTGATAGACTTTAGTAATTAATTTAATCATTTACTCAAGGGGTCTGCTTCTCATGACTTTGCGAATGCTTATGGAGGATTGTGGTAAGCTTACCGAGAATCACAATACCATCGTTTGGGACTATTTCAAAAACGTACTTACTCATATCCATTGGAGACCACCTCATTTTACGTGCATACAGAACCCTGTATAGGTTTGGTCCATGCTCAAATATGTCCAAGACAATTATGCCAGAGGATATGAATTCCTCCACACCATACCTGCTAAGCGCACTTGAGCCCGATGGAATATCAGCCGTTATGACAGTTGTGGATCCAATCTCCTCCTCAATATAGCTTACAATCTCCCTAACATACTCCCTAACCCACAACAAGTCTCCAGCACCCTGAACCAATGAGGAAATGGGGTCAAGAACAAGCCTATCAATCTTCCTCTTACCAGTATACTGAAGTATATGCTTCACAAAAGACCTAGACTCCTTACCATGCTTTAAATCCTCAGTCTTCAACCTAATCTCAAAGGGTATGAAGTTTCCAGATTTAACATATTGATCGAAATTCCAACCAAGATTTAAAGCTCCAGTTAAAACATTGGATATACGGTCATCAAGGGATATGTAAACGCATGTTTCATTCTTCCTTAAGCCATCCAACATGTATTGCAGAGACATTATCGTCTTACCAGTCCCAGTCCCCCCGGCAATGAGATACGTCCTCCCCTTAATGAACCCTCCACCAATAATTTCATCAAGTTTACTTATGCCAGTTGAAATCCTCTCAAGCATTAAAATACACCAACAAATAATAGTTGTAAACAATAAAATTTAACTCTTTTCAAAACCACAATTATATGTTGGCGGATGAAGAGGCGGCGCTGTTGAGCTTTGGGAGGGGCTATGAAACTCGATGGGCGGTCTGACGCCAAACAAATGGGGTGATAATAGATGAGTAAACTTTCTGAAAGTGTTGGGGAATTAATTGTGGAAGCAAACATGGAAACTCTTAGAGAAGCTGCAAAAGTGGTTTTTGGAGCATCATTGAAGGAGTATGTGGAAGATGGGAAAACAATATTCGCATTGGAAAGCCCAGTATGCCCACCGCGAATAATAGTTGAAAAGATTGCTGAGGGAAAATACAGAATTACATGTAGAAGTGAATGTATGATAAAGGATTGCCCATACTGGGAGAGATGTGTAAAGATAGATAATGAAAGATTGAAAACATATGAAATAGCATTGAGGAAAATTATGGGAAAGGATATTGTAAAGGAGAGGAAATATACTTGGATTCCAGAGAGGGTTAGGGAGGAGGAGATAGAAAAGATAATAGATAGGATAATTAGAATAAAGTAAGGTGAAGAATGTGCCTCTAACAGTTGTGGTTGGAGGATTCTTCGGAGATGAGGGAAAGGGGAAGATAGTATCATACCTAGCATTGAAAGATAAAATAGACATAGCTGTAAGAACGGGATCAGTGAATGCTGGACATACAGTGGTATGGAACAACGTGACATATAGGCTTAGACTAATACCAAGCGCATTCGTATATGAAAATGCTAGATTGCTAATAGCGGCAGGGGCAAATATAAACCCAAAAATATTGTTAGAGGAAATAGAAACGACGAAAACACATAATAGGGTTGGCGTAGATAACCAAGCCTCAATAATAGAGGAACACCATATAGAGGAAGATAGATCAGACCAACACCTATCAAAAAACATAGGAACCACGGGGCAAGGAGTTGGACCAGCAATAGCAGATAGAGTTAAGAGAAAGGCGAAACTTGCAAGAGACATACCAGAATTGAAGAAGTACCTAACAGACGTAGCCTTAGAAGTAAATGAAGCCATTGATGATGGAAGGAAGGTAATATTAGAGGGGACGCAAGCCACATTCCTCTCATTATATCATGGAACATACCCATACGTTACTGGAAGGGATACCACAGCATCAGCAATATGTAGTGAAGTGGGGGTGGGGCCAAAGAAGGTGGATGAAGTGTTAGTAGTATTCAAAGCATATGTAACGAGGGTTGGAGGGGGACCTCTACCAAACGAACTCACATTAGAGGAAATAGAGAGAAGAGGGTGGGTTGAAAGGGGAACCGTGACCGGTAGAGTTAGGAGAGCTGCTCCATTCAACATAGAGTATGCCAAGAGAGCTGTAATGCTTAACAGCGCCACTCAAATAGCAATAACGAAGATGGATGCACTATTCCCAGAATGTAGGGGGATGAGATGCTTCGAAGAACTACCAAGAGATGCTAAGAAATTCGTGGAGTGGATTGAAGGGGAACTGAAAGTACCAGTTACATTGATAGGGACGGGAGCTGAAATTGAAGACATAATAGATCTCAGAGAAGATAAATGCAAGAAATAAAGTGAACGAAAAACTTTAAAAAATAATGTTA from Candidatus Methanomethylicota archaeon encodes:
- a CDS encoding serine/threonine protein kinase, with the translated sequence MLPIEAFKSLDADDFHILSIVESRMRSFLYVPLDIITSDSGFSRGFILDSLKRMHDMGLVLYKRVPYEGYMLTYAGYDVLAMKYLVDSSYIVGVGGSLGVGKESDVYMAFAPTEEAVVLKFHRLGVVNLQSATRIRNYLAHKDELPWIFRSKLSAEREFKVLRDVFKAGVKVPTPITQNRHVVVMSYVEGDLLYVCDYLPDPYNFFEMILDEMRLSYSGGYVHGDLSEYNIIVTPNLECVIIDWPQAVEVNHPSAMMLLERDLRNIIDFFDRRFKLKLNFTDSLSYVLGR
- a CDS encoding helix-turn-helix domain-containing protein, with translation MKEIEGNSGVLRVEGDKIIEIASILSSKTRLEILRRTLNTEVDVDELAKEINQSKANTSAQIRILEKAGLVKTIYKPGIRGVKKICTSNVREIVFVLK
- a CDS encoding NAD+ synthase codes for the protein MLYDLDWGAVAEHICSGIKGFVPSWSRGVVVGLSGGLDSSTVAFLCVKALGSSRVLGLILPDSDVTPREDFDDAIMVAKLLGIEYRVLDIKPILGAFMDSLKVFGSPSRLSVGNLRARIRMCINYYFANLEGWIVAGSGDKSEILLGYFTKYGDGGCDFLPIGSLYKTQVKLLASFLGVPSRIVSKPSSPALWPGHLAEDELGYPYSFIDPILYLLVDVGLTPVEVASKLNVSLNDVLKIKGMVDSSSHKRSFPKIIELPMSLMRRA
- a CDS encoding recombinase RecA, whose protein sequence is MLERISTGISKLDEIIGGGFIKGRTYLIAGGTGTGKTIMSLQYMLDGLRKNETCVYISLDDRISNVLTGALNLGWNFDQYVKSGNFIPFEIRLKTEDLKHGKESRSFVKHILQYTGKRKIDRLVLDPISSLVQGAGDLLWVREYVREIVSYIEEEIGSTTVITADIPSGSSALSRYGVEEFISSGIIVLDIFEHGPNLYRVLYARKMRWSPMDMSKYVFEIVPNDGIVILGKLTTILHKHSQSHEKQTP
- a CDS encoding adenylosuccinate synthetase, with product MPLTVVVGGFFGDEGKGKIVSYLALKDKIDIAVRTGSVNAGHTVVWNNVTYRLRLIPSAFVYENARLLIAAGANINPKILLEEIETTKTHNRVGVDNQASIIEEHHIEEDRSDQHLSKNIGTTGQGVGPAIADRVKRKAKLARDIPELKKYLTDVALEVNEAIDDGRKVILEGTQATFLSLYHGTYPYVTGRDTTASAICSEVGVGPKKVDEVLVVFKAYVTRVGGGPLPNELTLEEIERRGWVERGTVTGRVRRAAPFNIEYAKRAVMLNSATQIAITKMDALFPECRGMRCFEELPRDAKKFVEWIEGELKVPVTLIGTGAEIEDIIDLREDKCKK